TTTGGCGCCGAGTTTCTGGAGGTTCTGCGGCGGAAGGGGTATGAGGACGCCAGGCCCGTGACGAGCTCGGAGCATCTCGAGAGGAGGATTCGTGCCACGTATGCGAGAGTGTGATGGGGAGGTGAGCTTGTTTATGGTGTATGATAATGGCATCAGCGAGCGTGGTGTTGCGTGAATGTTCGGGCAGATTGACCAATCGATACCGTTGTAATTCTACACTTAGTATATAATGAAGCTACTTCAAAGAATCACGATATATACAGGAGCAGCATTTGCTTTCTTATCATCTTCTCTCGATTCCGGTCCTAGAAGCTATGAGTATGAATTGGTAATGTTGTCCCTCCAGAACGACTTCCCCTCGTCTCAAGATTTCCGAGGGGTGAAGACAACTTGGAGAGGGGCGACGGTAAGTGTCCCAGTGTCCTTGTTACCTTCAAGGAAGCCCTCTCCAGTCTGGCCCTCCGCATACTCCACGTTGAACCTGTGCACGATCGCACTCGTCACGAACCGGGTCTCCATGAGACCGAGTTGCTTTCCGATGCATACATCGTGGCCTTTGAGCGTCAGTCAACTGATTGAGCTGTTTTGATTCCTGCAAAATATTGACCCTACCTGTGGAGAACGGCACATAGACAGCTGCATTTTTGACGAGTTCCGGCCGGTCAGTCCAGCGCTCTGGGATGAACTCGTCTGGCCTTTCGAAGAACCGAACATCTACAGGTTGTGATGTCAGCACACAGAATCTTTACAATAGAGAAAGACTGCCTAGGACCTACCGCGGTACTGCGTGTAAGACGGCACAAACACAATCGTGTCTCCCTGCAGCCATACATCATCCACCTTGAGCCCTTCCGGCGGCGTCACGCGCTGTACCCCCGAGGGCACCGGCGGGTGCAGTCGGAGCGACTCATCGATGCAAGCCTGGAGGTACCGGAGCTTAGAGAGTGGCGCATGCTCAGGCTTGTCGTGATGACGGAAGCACTCGTCAATCTCCTCCTGAAGCTTCTTGTACTCCTTCGGGTGGCGGGCGAGCTCCATGAAGAGACACGACAACACCGCGGCGACGGTATCACTAAACTGAGAGTTAGAGCTTCATTCCCCAAACACTTGTGCGTTCGTGAGATGCTCACCTTCCAGCCACAGTAATGAGAATGCAGTCCCCAAACAGGTTCAACATATCCTGCGCCGACCGCACCCCCTTCGCCTCATAGTCCTCCAACACCCACGTGAAGATGTCCGCGCTCTCGGGCTTGTTTTCGATGCGCCGCCTCACTTCCCCCGCGATCCACGTCTTGAACCGCCTCACACCGGCGTTCCACACCGCCGCACCGCGGTACAGCGGCAGCGCCCACATGGCGTGCGTGAAGCGCCCGACGGCCCGCGTCTCGTCGTGCAGCGCGTCCATGTAGAAGTGCGaggcgccgtcctcgagcatGCGGAACCCGCGGCCGAGCGAGAACTCGCCCATGACGTCGAAACTGTAGAAGTTGAACCAGAGCGCCGCGTTGAAGgccgcgccggcgcgggtttcgatgccggcgaggagctgtTCCGTGTACTTGAGGACCCGGGGCTCGTAGTCGCGAAGAGCTGGGGTTGTGAATCAGCTTTCGGGAAAGATGAGGATGGGCGATGGGCTTTCTGACCTTTCGATGTGAAGCCGTATTCCCACGCCTTTCGACGTTTCGAGTGCGCTTCTTTGTCGCGGACCATCTGCATCGAGACCATGGGGTGAAGCAGGTTGTACCAGGGCCCCTTCATGCAATCCGTATCCAGGAACACGGCGTTGATGGCGCCCGGCTTGTTGATGGAGAGCTCTGTTGGACCCACGCGGACTACGTCCCCATACTTCTCGTGGAGCTTTCGAACGTCTTCGTGTAAGTGCATCTTGTTCCAGATCTTAAAGGTTATGTAGAGGTTGGTGAATCTCGCGAGGAAAGGTCCCGGAAATCGGTGCAGTCGATGGAAGAAGCCTCGATAGATCATCATGCTCGAGTAGATCCCTACTATGAGCGATGAAAACAAAACCGTGGATGTCTTCATTGCTTCCGTAAATCCAACTGTCTCGATCGGATATATCGTCACGGACGTGAATACCGGCCCGGACATGATTGCACTGATGGTTGCTGCATATGCGAAACAGAAGCGGGTGATGATCCGCTTCGCTGAGAGATCCCATTCTCCATATCGAAAGAGAAACTGATGAAGCAagacgccgatgacgaagaaACCCCCACGGGCCTCTAGGGTTTGAAGAGCATTGCTTACTGGCGTCATAGCTAGGGCTTTTGACTGACTGAGGCTGTTGGAGGTGAAGCTGAGAGCAACGATGTACTTTTGTCTTGTCGATCCAGTTTATAACAATAGATGAACATCAAATGCTCGTctgaagatgaggatgtctAGTTACTTGAAGTTTGTCAAGCGAGTTATTTTTCGCCATACTTATTGATTTTAGCTGAAACTGTCATTCCTCACAAGTCAGGAGCAAAGTCACTGACATGACGAGTTCTGGCCTCGAGCTCCACTTGTccctcctgctgctgtttcctttctttcttgtGGTTGCAGACGCTTCTGTGTTACAGCCGAGTATCGACTGAAATCAGTCGACGACCATCACTTCAGGAGTTTCGTCTGAACTCCAGCCGAAATTCTGCATCATGTGGCCGGAGTTCCGGGCACTCGGAGACGCCTCGAAAGCCGGAGTTCCGCCATTCATTAGATCTTAACGGTTCTCAACTGGGAATCGAATACAAACACATTCGTCGATCTTTGTGAATGTAAAGCCCGCATTACACTAAGCTGCAAACATGTAAAAGGCTAATCTCAAAAAGATTCAGCGTCACTGACAAAACGAAAGGTCCATCCAGGATTCGAACCTGGGCCTACGGAAGGATATGATTGTTACATCAGAATCCGACGTCCTAACCAACTAGACTAATAGACCGAGTTGCTTGCCTCCAGCGACCCGGAATTCCCAACATGTGGAATGGCCAGTGGAGCCGAGCGAGCCCTTGCGTGGTGGATACACACCAGCACCAATGACATTTCCGCTACCAAGGCTACAGAATCAACAAACGCAGTTGTTTGAACAATTACTGCAACTAGGACTTCTTTTGTTTGCTTACAAATTTGGATTGACCAGGCAAGCGTGTTAGCAGATTGTTTCTTATAAGCATGTTCGAGGAACACATACAACCCTCTGCGTGGGGTTAAGTCTGTGCTGCGGTGTCAAGTTGTAGTAGATTAAACTTGGATCAGTGCAAAGACAAGGAACAAACATCTAAATTTGATCGTTAGGCATGAACTCTCGGGTTTTTTGTTAGGGGTTGTTGCTTTACTAGGGAAAGACTTATTATGGTGGACGTTACGACGCTGATGTTCCTCTCTTCCGAAGTTGGATTGAAAATTGCGTGATCACAACTCTCATGTGTGATGTAATTTCACTAAGGAATCATTTTAAACACTCAAAATATGTGGCATTGTCACTTCGAGCATCCATGAAGGCTTAAAGGAATCTGTCACTGTAAGAGCTGAGCGAGCAGGCTCTAACCATCCAGGGGCCAGTTCGGCAGCTCACTTGGGCGCATACGCAACATACATACGTCACATAACATCGTTACATTAAATCTGCTTACTCTCGATTAGATTGTGGCAGATTCAGAAGTCCGTCGTGATTAGAATACTGCACAAGCTCTCCGTTGCTCGTTTATCCCTTCTTCGAAAGAGGCCCTGGGACCAACTCATGGGACGCCTCAAGACAGCGGCCGCCTTGGTTGTAGCAGCCTCCACAGATGTCGAAGTCCCCGAAGTTGCAATTTGGGCAATGATGATAGGCATGGTCATCCGAG
This sequence is a window from Colletotrichum higginsianum IMI 349063 chromosome 8, whole genome shotgun sequence. Protein-coding genes within it:
- a CDS encoding Benzoate 4-monooxygenase cytochrome P450 gives rise to the protein MTPVSNALQTLEARGGFFVIGVLLHQFLFRYGEWDLSAKRIITRFCFAYAATISAIMSGPVFTSVTIYPIETVGFTEAMKTSTVLFSSLIVGIYSSMMIYRGFFHRLHRFPGPFLARFTNLYITFKIWNKMHLHEDVRKLHEKYGDVVRVGPTELSINKPGAINAVFLDTDCMKGPWYNLLHPMVSMQMVRDKEAHSKRRKAWEYGFTSKALRDYEPRVLKYTEQLLAGIETRAGAAFNAALWFNFYSFDVMGEFSLGRGFRMLEDGASHFYMDALHDETRAVGRFTHAMWALPLYRGAAVWNAGVRRFKTWIAGEVRRRIENKPESADIFTWVLEDYEAKGVRSAQDMLNLFGDCILITVAGSDTVAAVLSCLFMELARHPKEYKKLQEEIDECFRHHDKPEHAPLSKLRYLQACIDESLRLHPPVPSGVQRVTPPEGLKVDDVWLQGDTIVFVPSYTQYRDVRFFERPDEFIPERWTDRPELVKNAAVYVPFSTGHDVCIGKQLGLMETRFVTSAIVHRFNVEYAEGQTGEGFLEGNKDTGTLTVAPLQVVFTPRKS